ACGAGAAGACCGTGGGCATCGACCCGGACCTCATCCTGCCCGGTCAGAGCCTTGCTGTTGATAGCGAATCGGTCGAAAAGTAGCGGGAGTTCACGTCACGGTTCGCCGTGGAATGTCCGGTTTGGTGCGAGTGAGACATGAGTCTCAGAAGCCCTGATCGTCTTTGAAATTCAGGCGATCGACTGCTTACGGTCGTGACCGCTCGCCACAGCGGGCCCCGACGGTCGCAACGCCGAATCCTGCCAGCGGCCGTACGGGAACAGTCGTCGCGTCAAGCGCCGTAGGCAGGAGCGGGGGACCCAAGGTAAGTGCCGCGACCGGGAGTTGAGAGACGCCCGGGGACGGCTTGGGGTAAAGCCGCACGCCGTGGTTCCGAGACGGGACCGGGGACGTGCGGCCGGGCAACTCAACCGGCCCGAACCCGACAGCTCACCTCGCAGGCGTCGGTGAGGGGATCTCTCGATGCTGTTTTCCAGCAAGGGCAAGCACCGCCGTCCGAACAAGGCCACCCGGGTCGCCACGCTCGCCGGTGTCACCGGTGTCGCCATCGCCGCGCCGCTGATGGCCGCGGGCAACGCCTCCGCCGCGACCGGCTCCGAGTGGGACGCCGTCGCCCAGTGCGAGTCCGGCGGCAACTGGTCGATCAACACCGGCAACGGGTACTACGGCGGCCTGCAGTTCTCGTCCTCCACCTGGGCCGCGTACGGCGGCACCGCGTACGCCTCCACCGCCGACCAGGCCTCGAAGTCGCAGCAGATAGCCGTCGGCGAGAAGGTCCTCGCCGCGCAGGGCAAGGGTGCCTGGCCGACCTGCGGCACCGGCCTGTCGAGCGCCGCCTACAGCGGTGGCAGCTCCACCCCCGCGGCGCCGTCGACCTCCTCCGGCTCCTCGTCGGCCGGCAGCTCGCAGGACCGCACGTCCGAGCAGCCCGCCTCCCGTTCGCAGGAGCGCCCGGCCGCCAAGAAGACCGTCACCACCCCGACCGGCAAGAAGGTCGAGAAGGGCGACGGCGAGTACAAGGTCGTCAAGGGTGACACCCTCAGCTCGATCGCCCAGAAGCACCACGTCAAGGGCGGCTGGCAGAAGCTGTTCAAGCTGAACCACGACATCGTGGACGACGCCGACTTCATCTTCCCGGGCCAGCAGCTCCACCTGCACTGAGCGAGGCCGCACACCGGCCGGACGTGGTCGCCCTCGGCGGACGGCGACCACCACCCGGCCCGGCGGCTCCGCCCGGCTGAACGACAGCCCCTCGCGGGCCCGGTCCCCGGGCCTGATCCCCACCGAGGGTTCCCGTCCCCACGGGCTCCCCGCTCCGGCGCGTGTTCCCCCGTACGCGCCGGAGCGGGGTTTTTCATCTCGTTTTTGTTCCGATCGGGAACAATATGTACCCCGAGTTCTGCCCAAGGGGTGGTCGATCGGCTGGCCGATCCCTCCGGGCCGGTTAGGCTCGTCCCGCAGGACTAGCCAAGCCCTGCGTATTCGCGTCACATCCCAGAAGGAGATGCTCGTGCCGTCCATCGACGTCGTCGTAGCCCGGGAAATCCTGGACTCCCGAGGCAACCCCACGGTCGAGGTCGAGGTCGGCCTCGACGACGGCAGCACGGGTCGTGCCGCCGTTCCGTCCGGCGCCTCCACCGGTGCCTTCGAGGCCATCGAGCTCCGTGACGGTGACCCCAACCGTTACCAGGGCAAGGGTGTCGAGAAGGCCGTCCTCGCCGTCATCGAGCAGATCGGCCCGGAGCTCGTCGGCTACGACGCCACCGAGCAGCGCCTGATCGACCAGGCGATGTTCGACCTGGACGCCACCGACAACAAGGGCTCGCTCGGCGCCAACGCGATCCTCGGCGTCTCGCTCGCCGTCGCGCACGCCGCCTCCGAGGCGTCCGACCTGCCGCTCTTCCGCTACCTGGGCGGCCCGAACGCGCACCTGCTGCCCGTTCCGATGATGAACATCCTGAACGGCGGGTCGCACGCCGACTCGAACGTGGACATCCAGGAGTTCATGATCGCCCCGATCGGCGCGGAGTCGTTCTCGGAGGCCCTGCGCTGGGGCGCCGAGATCTACCACACGCTCAAGAAGGTGCTGAAGACCAAGGGCTTGTCGACCGGCCTCGGTGACGAGGGCGGCTTCGCCCCGAACCTGGAGTCCAACCGCGCCGCCCTCGACCTCATCGTCGAGGCCATCAAGCAGGCCGGTTACATCCCCGGTGAGCAGATCGGCCTCGCGCTCGACGTCGCCGCGTCCGAGTTCTACAAGGACGGCAAGTACGAGTTCGAGGGCAAGTCCCGCTCGGCCGCCGAGATGACGGAGTACTACGAGGAGCTCGTCTCCGCGTACCCGCTCGTCTCCATCGAGGACCCGCTGTACGAGGACGACTGGGCCGGCTGGAAGGTCATCACCGACCGGCTGGGCGACAAGGTCCAGATCGTCGGCGACGACCTCTTCGTCACCAACCCGGAGCGTCTGGCCCGCGGCATCGAGGAGGGCTCCGCCAACGCCCTGCTCGTCAAGGTCAACCAGATCGGCTCGCTGACCGAGACGCTGGACGCCGTCGAGCTGGCCCAGCGCAACGGCTTCAAGTGCATGATGTCCCACCGCTCCGGCGAGACCGAGGACGTCACCATCGCCGACCTCGCGGTCGCCGTGAACTGCGGCCAGATCAAGACCGGCGCCCCGGCTCGCTCGGACCGCGTCGCCAAGTACAACCAGCTGCTGCGCATCGAGGAGATCCTCGACGACGCCGCGGTGTACGCCGGCCGCAGCGCCTTCCCCCGCTTCAAGGGCTGAGCACCACCCGCTCCTTAGGAAGCGTCGTACGTACGTCCCCGTACTCGGTCCCGTACCGTGTGCGGGGACGTACGCACGTGACGGGCCCGCACCACGGTGGGCCGGTACTGGGGAGGCGGGACTCATGGCCGTGAAGGACCGGGACCGGTTCTCCACCTCGACCAGGCTCAAGCTGCTCGGCGAGCAGACGGCGGCCCGGGTCTACCGCTCCCAGACCAAACGGCAGGCCCGCCGTTCCCGGCTCACCGGCCGGGCCGCGCTCCTCGCTCTCGTCCTGTGCTCCCTGATCGTCGCGCTCGCCTATCCCATGCGGCAGTACGTCTCCCAGCGTGCCGAGGTCGCCGACCTGGAGCACCGTCAGGAGCAGGCCCGTCAGCGGGTCGAGCAACTGCGTGACCTGAAGGCCCGCTGGCAGGACGACGCGTACGCCGAGCACCAGATCCGGCAGCGGCTGCACTACGTCATGCCGGGCGAGAACGGCTACATCGTGGTCGACCCGGACGCGGCGAAGCAGGCCCGCGCCGGCCAGGGTGCCGCCGACCGCCCCTGGTACACCAACGTCTGGGACGGCGTGGACAAGTCCGACGCCGCCGACCAGTGACGAACCCCTGAACTGACCAGAAAGACACGTGACTCACGGCATGGAAACGCCACCGCCGACCACCCCGCGCACCGAGCCCACCGACGCCGACGTCGAGGCCTTCAAGCAGCAGCTCGGCCGGCCGCCGCGCGGGCTGCGCGCGATCGCGCACCGCTGCCCCTGCGGTCAGCCCGACGTGGTGGAGACGGCGCCCCGCCTCCCCGACGGCACCCCCTTCCCGACCACGTACTACCTGACGTGCCCCCGGGCGGCGTCCGCGATCGGGACCCTGGAGGCCAACGGGGTCATGAAGGAGATGACGGACCGGCTGGCGACCGACCCGGAACTGGCCGCCGCCTACCGCGCCGCCCACGAGGACTACATCGCGCGCCGTGACGCCATCGAGGTCCTGGCGGGCTTCCCGAGCGCGGGCGGCATGCCGGACCGGGTCAAGTGCCTGCACGTCCTCGTCGCCCACTCGCTGGCCGCGGGACCGGGCGTGAACCCGCTCGGCGACGAGACCATCGCGATGCTGCCGGAGTGGTGGCGCAAGGGAGCGTGCGTGACGGTCCCCGGCGCGCCGGCCGGCGAGGGGTGGCAGACGGGGACGACGGAGGACGGCACCGGCCACTTCGCCGTGAAGCCCGTGGAGGCCGCTGAGACCGCCGAGCCCGTCGAAGGTGACGGCCGGTGACCCGCGTCGCCGCGATCGACTGCGGTACGAACTCGATCCGCCTGCTGGTCGCCGACGCGGACCCGGAGACCGGGGAACTCGTCGACCTGGACCGCCGGATGACCATCGTCCGGCTCGGCCAGGGCGTCGACCGGACGGGACGGCTCGCCCCGGAGGCGCTGGAGCGGACGTTCGCCGCGTGCCGCGAGTACGCCGCCGTCATCAAGGAGCACGGCGCCGAGCGGCTCCGCTTCGTGGCCACCTCCGCCTCCCGGGACGCCGAGAACCGCGACGACTTCGTGCGCGGCGTCCTCGACATCCTCGGCGTCGAACCCGAGGTCATCAGCGGGGACCAGGAGGCGGAGTTCTCCTTCACCGGCGCGACCCTGGAACTGAAGGGCAGCGACGACCTGGCCAAGCCGTACCTCGTGGTGGACATCGGCGGCGGCTCGACCGAGTTCGTGGTCGGCGCCGACACGGTGCGCGCGGCACGCTCCGTGGACGTCGGCTGCGTGCGGATGACGGAGCGGCACCTCGTGTACGACGGCGGCGTCACCGACCCGCCCACCGCCGAGCAGGTCGCGGCCATGCGCGCCGACATCGAGGCGGCCCTCGACCTCGCCGCCGAGACCGTCCCGCTGCGCGAGGCACGCACGCTCGTCGGCCTGGCGGGCTCGGTCACCACGGTCTCGGCGATCGCCCAGGAGCTGCCCGCCTACGACCCCGCGGCCATCCACCACTCGCGGATCCCCGTCGAGCGGGTCCGCGAGATCACCGAGTGGCTGCTGCGCTCCACCCACGCCGAGCGCGCGGCCGTCCCCTCCATGCATCCGGGGCGCGTCGACGTGATCGGCGCGGGCGCCCTGGTCCTCCTGTCGATCATGGAGCGCACCGGCGCCCGGGAGGTCGTCGTGAGCGAGCACGACATCCTCGACGGCATCGCCTGGTCGGTGGCCTAGGCCGGTCGCCCGGGCGGTGGCCTGGGTCTCCTTTGCTACCGATCAGTAGCCTCGGCTGAGCAGGTCGGCTAGCGTATGAGCGGGTCCGAGGGGGTCGGGAGAGCCCCTCGGGCGCACCGCGCCGAGAAAGTTCGTGAAGTTCTTCACAAGGAAAAAACCCCTGCTGGGCGTGGAAGGGGCCGGTTGGGCCTCCGAGCGGGGTCCGGTCACCCCCGGAGCGGGTTCAACGGCGCGTTGCGGGCGCGTTTCCGGTCGGTGAAACAGAGGAGTTGCCCACTGGGCCGAACGGGTCGGAGTGCAGCTCACGCGGTGTTGACAAGGGTACGAACCGTACGCGTGCCGCCCTCGCGGACCATGACCTCGATCATGCGAGCCGCGCAGTGTAGCAGAGCACCTGCCCAAGCTTGTGAAGGGGCGCACGAGCGACCCCCCATGACCGGGTGGATACTCGATGGCATGAGCACCACGGAGCGTCCCAGGATCCTCGTAGTAGGCGGTGGGTACGTAGGCCTGTACGCAGCTCGGCGCATTCTCAAGAAGATGCGCTACGGAGAGGCGACCGTCACGGTCGTCGACCCCCGGTCGTACATGACCTACCAGCCCTTCCTCCCCGAAGCCGCCGCCGGCAGCATCTCCCCTCGGCACGTCGTCGTCCCGCTGCGACGCGTGCTGCCGAAGGCGGAGGTCCTCACCGGCCGGGTCACCACCATCGACCAGGACCGCAAGGTAGCCACGATCGCCCCCCTCGTGGGCGAGGCGTACGAGCTGCCTTTCGACTACCTCGTCATCGCGATGGGCGCGGTCTCCCGCACCTTCCCGATCCCCGGCCTCGCCGAGCAGGGCATCGGCATGAAGGGCATCGAGGAGGCCATCGGCCTGCGCAACCACGTCCTCGAGCAGCTCGACAAGGCTGACTCCACCACGGACGAGGACGTCCGCCGCAAGGCGCTGACCTTCGTCTTCGTGGGCGGCGGATTCGCCGGCGCCGAGACCATCGGCGAGGTCGAGGACATGGCCCGCGACGCGGCCAAGTACTACAGCAGCGTGTCCCGCGAGGACATGCGCTTCATCCTCGTCGACGCCGCGGACAAGATCCTCCCCGAGGTCGGTCCGAAGCTCGGTCAGTACGGCAAGGAGCACCTG
The window above is part of the Streptomyces sp. NBC_01428 genome. Proteins encoded here:
- the eno gene encoding phosphopyruvate hydratase — its product is MLVPSIDVVVAREILDSRGNPTVEVEVGLDDGSTGRAAVPSGASTGAFEAIELRDGDPNRYQGKGVEKAVLAVIEQIGPELVGYDATEQRLIDQAMFDLDATDNKGSLGANAILGVSLAVAHAASEASDLPLFRYLGGPNAHLLPVPMMNILNGGSHADSNVDIQEFMIAPIGAESFSEALRWGAEIYHTLKKVLKTKGLSTGLGDEGGFAPNLESNRAALDLIVEAIKQAGYIPGEQIGLALDVAASEFYKDGKYEFEGKSRSAAEMTEYYEELVSAYPLVSIEDPLYEDDWAGWKVITDRLGDKVQIVGDDLFVTNPERLARGIEEGSANALLVKVNQIGSLTETLDAVELAQRNGFKCMMSHRSGETEDVTIADLAVAVNCGQIKTGAPARSDRVAKYNQLLRIEEILDDAAVYAGRSAFPRFKG
- a CDS encoding LysM peptidoglycan-binding domain-containing protein, producing the protein MLFSSKGKHRRPNKATRVATLAGVTGVAIAAPLMAAGNASAATGSEWDAVAQCESGGNWSINTGNGYYGGLQFSSSTWAAYGGTAYASTADQASKSQQIAVGEKVLAAQGKGAWPTCGTGLSSAAYSGGSSTPAAPSTSSGSSSAGSSQDRTSEQPASRSQERPAAKKTVTTPTGKKVEKGDGEYKVVKGDTLSSIAQKHHVKGGWQKLFKLNHDIVDDADFIFPGQQLHLH
- a CDS encoding Ppx/GppA phosphatase family protein, whose amino-acid sequence is MTRVAAIDCGTNSIRLLVADADPETGELVDLDRRMTIVRLGQGVDRTGRLAPEALERTFAACREYAAVIKEHGAERLRFVATSASRDAENRDDFVRGVLDILGVEPEVISGDQEAEFSFTGATLELKGSDDLAKPYLVVDIGGGSTEFVVGADTVRAARSVDVGCVRMTERHLVYDGGVTDPPTAEQVAAMRADIEAALDLAAETVPLREARTLVGLAGSVTTVSAIAQELPAYDPAAIHHSRIPVERVREITEWLLRSTHAERAAVPSMHPGRVDVIGAGALVLLSIMERTGAREVVVSEHDILDGIAWSVA
- a CDS encoding DUF501 domain-containing protein; the protein is METPPPTTPRTEPTDADVEAFKQQLGRPPRGLRAIAHRCPCGQPDVVETAPRLPDGTPFPTTYYLTCPRAASAIGTLEANGVMKEMTDRLATDPELAAAYRAAHEDYIARRDAIEVLAGFPSAGGMPDRVKCLHVLVAHSLAAGPGVNPLGDETIAMLPEWWRKGACVTVPGAPAGEGWQTGTTEDGTGHFAVKPVEAAETAEPVEGDGR
- a CDS encoding FtsB family cell division protein, which codes for MAVKDRDRFSTSTRLKLLGEQTAARVYRSQTKRQARRSRLTGRAALLALVLCSLIVALAYPMRQYVSQRAEVADLEHRQEQARQRVEQLRDLKARWQDDAYAEHQIRQRLHYVMPGENGYIVVDPDAAKQARAGQGAADRPWYTNVWDGVDKSDAADQ